The Candidatus Methylomirabilota bacterium genome includes a region encoding these proteins:
- a CDS encoding ABC transporter ATP-binding protein, producing the protein EGLAPVIVQHIGETIRRLKAEGFTILLVEQNFRFASRVADRHYVMEHGRVVDMLANADLDRHMDKLHDYLGV; encoded by the coding sequence GGAAGGCCTCGCCCCCGTGATCGTCCAGCACATCGGCGAGACCATCCGCCGGCTCAAGGCCGAAGGATTCACGATTCTGCTCGTGGAGCAGAACTTCCGCTTCGCCTCGCGCGTCGCGGACCGGCACTACGTCATGGAGCATGGCCGCGTCGTCGACATGCTCGCGAACGCCGATCTCGATCGGCACATGGACAAGCTGCACGACTACCTCGGCGTGTAG